A part of Candidatus Rokuibacteriota bacterium genomic DNA contains:
- a CDS encoding iron ABC transporter permease gives MVPPRLLAGLGLAAIWLFLVVFLLYPLTRIFYDAFTDDLGRLTLEHFREFFTDRFYLRSLRNSLVLGLGTVATTSVVGYGVAFLLVRYDFVGRSLFSYLTLIPIIMPPLVGVMGFVFILGRAGTVNVLLMDWLDIQRPVNFVYGLHGVLLAETLHLFPLITLNVLDALGKIDPSLEEAAESVGARGWRKLRTITLPLTTPGYVAGALLVFIWTFSDFATPLVVGVHDLLASQAYLNIVQFVDRRLFRMGIVISALMVVLAVAFLIAAKQYVAIKDYSSLAYSKIERRRLGPLAQSFAIAFLSLLLLIAFLPYLGVTLAAFGRGWSLTPFPVQYTAHYFARVSVETPTFILNTFLYSAIAVAICLLVGVPIAWVMARTQIPGRGLLDSLNTLILAIPGTAIGIAYVRAFHFPLPVLGVAFTSLWLILPTVLAVRRLPYTVRGSYASLLLVHRSLEEAAGSVGATRLRTFRDITVPLTWRGILVGSLFSFMTSLQEASAVLFLSLGGWETLTVGIFNFYIAGSMNEAAALGFILIVVAAVSLIVINRVAGTRMGGMFG, from the coding sequence TTGGTCCCGCCCCGCCTGCTCGCCGGCCTGGGGCTCGCCGCCATCTGGCTTTTTCTCGTCGTCTTTCTCCTCTACCCGCTGACCCGGATCTTTTACGACGCCTTCACCGACGATCTGGGCAGGCTCACGCTCGAACACTTCCGCGAGTTCTTCACCGACCGGTTCTACCTCCGCTCCCTTAGGAATTCGCTCGTCCTCGGGCTCGGGACGGTGGCGACGACGTCGGTGGTCGGGTACGGGGTGGCGTTCCTCCTGGTCCGGTATGACTTCGTCGGCCGGAGCCTCTTCTCGTACTTGACGCTGATCCCGATCATCATGCCGCCGCTCGTCGGGGTCATGGGGTTCGTTTTCATCCTGGGGCGCGCGGGCACGGTGAACGTGCTCCTGATGGACTGGCTCGACATCCAGCGGCCGGTGAACTTCGTCTACGGCCTCCACGGCGTGCTCCTGGCCGAAACGCTCCACCTCTTCCCGCTGATCACCCTGAACGTCCTGGACGCCCTCGGCAAGATCGACCCGTCGCTCGAGGAGGCGGCCGAGAGCGTCGGGGCGCGGGGGTGGCGGAAGCTCCGGACGATCACGCTCCCGCTGACGACGCCGGGGTACGTCGCGGGCGCGCTCCTGGTCTTCATCTGGACCTTCTCCGACTTCGCCACGCCGCTGGTGGTCGGGGTCCACGACCTTCTGGCCTCGCAGGCCTACCTGAACATCGTCCAGTTCGTGGACCGGCGGCTCTTCAGGATGGGGATCGTGATCTCCGCCCTCATGGTGGTGCTCGCCGTCGCCTTTCTCATCGCCGCCAAGCAGTACGTGGCGATCAAGGACTACAGCTCGCTCGCGTACTCGAAGATCGAGCGCAGGCGGCTCGGACCTCTCGCGCAGAGCTTCGCCATCGCGTTCCTGTCACTTCTCCTCCTCATTGCATTCCTTCCCTACCTGGGCGTGACGCTGGCAGCCTTCGGCAGGGGATGGTCGCTGACGCCGTTCCCCGTCCAGTACACCGCGCACTACTTCGCCCGCGTCTCCGTCGAGACGCCGACCTTCATCCTGAACACCTTCCTCTACTCCGCCATCGCCGTGGCGATCTGCCTCCTCGTGGGCGTGCCGATCGCGTGGGTGATGGCGCGGACTCAGATTCCGGGCCGCGGGCTTCTCGATTCGCTGAACACGCTGATCCTGGCGATCCCCGGGACGGCCATCGGGATCGCCTACGTCCGGGCCTTTCACTTTCCGCTGCCGGTCCTCGGTGTGGCCTTCACGAGCCTCTGGCTCATCCTGCCCACGGTCCTGGCGGTTCGTCGGCTGCCCTATACGGTCAGGGGAAGCTACGCCTCGTTGCTGCTGGTTCACCGATCCCTCGAGGAAGCTGCCGGGAGCGTGGGAGCAACACGGCTCAGGACGTTCCGGGACATCACCGTGCCACTCACGTGGCGCGGGATCCTGGTGGGCTCGCTCTTCTCGTTCATGACCTCGCTCCAGGAGGCCTCCGCCGTGCTCTTCCTCTCCCTCGGCGGCTGGGAAACCCTGACCGTGGGCATCTTCAACTTCTATATCGCCGGCTCCATGAACGAGGCCGCCGCCCTGGGCTTCATCCTGATCGTGGTGGCGGCGGTCTCGCTGATCGTCATTAACCGGGTCGCCGGGACCCGCATGGGCGGCATGTTCGGTTAG
- a CDS encoding helix-turn-helix transcriptional regulator produces MNANDLKSGRSAKGMSQVQAATLLGVSQPYLAMLESGKRRLTPQLARRAMKVYDLPPTVLPPSELPFRDRVDAEALANDLAALEYPGFAYLRPRNWEPKNPGCVLLAALAQDDLEARLVEALPWLVLRYWPLDREWLVREAKLRDVQNRLGFVVSLARGLAERARDGHTARALNELETELERSRLAREDTLCKASLSEPERRWLVENRPEEAKHWNVLADWTVDALRYVP; encoded by the coding sequence ATGAACGCTAATGACCTAAAGTCGGGGCGTTCGGCTAAGGGAATGAGCCAAGTGCAGGCGGCTACGCTCCTAGGCGTCTCGCAGCCTTACCTTGCCATGCTCGAAAGCGGCAAACGGCGACTCACACCCCAGCTCGCCCGGCGTGCGATGAAGGTCTATGACCTGCCCCCAACAGTACTCCCGCCTTCGGAACTGCCCTTCCGCGACCGAGTGGATGCTGAGGCCTTGGCGAATGATCTTGCCGCGCTGGAATACCCCGGGTTCGCCTACCTGCGTCCGCGGAACTGGGAGCCCAAGAACCCGGGTTGCGTTTTGCTGGCGGCTCTCGCTCAGGATGATCTGGAAGCCCGGCTTGTCGAGGCGCTCCCATGGCTTGTGCTGAGGTACTGGCCTCTTGATCGGGAATGGCTGGTGCGGGAAGCGAAGCTACGCGACGTGCAGAATCGCTTGGGCTTCGTGGTCAGTCTAGCGCGCGGCCTTGCTGAGCGCGCACGAGACGGGCACACGGCTCGGGCGTTGAATGAACTTGAGACGGAACTCGAGCGAAGCCGTCTTGCTCGTGAAGACACTTTGTGTAAGGCGTCGCTTTCCGAGCCAGAGCGGCGTTGGCTGGTGGAAAACCGGCCGGAAGAGGCAAAACACTGGAATGTTCTGGCGGACTGGACAGTAGATGCCCTCCGCTACGTCCCCTGA
- a CDS encoding ABC transporter ATP-binding protein encodes MVRISIRGVTKRFGALEAVSGVDLDIADGELFTLLGPSGCGKTTLLRLIAGFYRPDEGVIAFDGSEMNAVPPYERHTGMVFQNYALWPHMTLWHNIAYGLRIKKLPRAEIAARVQEVLRKVNLQGLDDRYPGQLSGGQQQRVALARALVLNPDILLLDEPLSNLDAKIRVQVRAEIRKLQKDLGITAVYVTHDQEEALSLSDRVAVMDHGKVLQVGPPKELYERPRTRFVADFIGTNNLIDGTVRARDSGTGRVTVETALALVDGFAVAPLAEGARCTVSVRPENARIGQAGAVEWNWLRGRIAFSAYLGNILRYDVETESGAVFKVDITDPWHHQALDPGKEVVVAFPPSGTLVIPA; translated from the coding sequence ATCGTGCGCATCAGCATTCGCGGCGTGACGAAGCGCTTCGGGGCTCTGGAGGCGGTGAGCGGGGTGGACCTCGACATCGCCGACGGCGAGTTGTTCACGCTGCTCGGCCCCTCGGGGTGCGGCAAGACGACGCTCCTCCGCCTGATCGCGGGCTTCTACCGCCCGGACGAGGGCGTCATCGCCTTCGACGGCAGCGAGATGAACGCCGTGCCGCCGTACGAGCGTCACACCGGGATGGTCTTCCAGAACTATGCCCTCTGGCCCCACATGACGCTCTGGCACAACATCGCCTACGGGCTTCGGATCAAGAAGCTGCCGCGCGCCGAAATCGCCGCGCGCGTCCAGGAGGTGCTCCGGAAAGTGAACCTCCAGGGCCTCGATGATCGCTACCCGGGTCAGCTCTCGGGCGGCCAGCAGCAGCGCGTCGCCCTGGCGCGGGCCCTCGTGCTGAACCCCGACATCCTCCTGCTGGATGAGCCGCTCTCCAACCTGGACGCGAAGATCCGCGTTCAGGTCCGGGCCGAGATCCGAAAGCTCCAGAAGGATCTGGGGATCACCGCCGTGTACGTCACGCACGACCAGGAGGAGGCGCTCTCGCTCTCGGACCGGGTCGCGGTCATGGATCACGGGAAGGTGCTCCAGGTGGGACCGCCCAAGGAGCTCTACGAGCGGCCGCGCACCCGGTTCGTGGCCGACTTCATCGGGACCAACAACCTGATCGACGGCACGGTGCGGGCGCGCGATTCGGGCACCGGACGGGTGACGGTCGAGACGGCGCTGGCGCTGGTGGACGGCTTCGCCGTCGCCCCGCTCGCCGAGGGCGCGCGGTGCACCGTGAGCGTCAGGCCCGAAAACGCCCGCATCGGGCAGGCCGGGGCGGTGGAGTGGAACTGGCTCCGCGGCCGGATCGCCTTCTCGGCGTACCTGGGTAACATCCTCCGGTATGACGTGGAGACCGAGAGCGGCGCCGTGTTCAAGGTAGACATCACCGACCCCTGGCATCACCAGGCGCTCGACCCGGGCAAGGAGGTGGTCGTCGCCTTCCCGCCCTCCGGCACGCTGGTGATCCCGGCCTGA